A DNA window from Thiothrix subterranea contains the following coding sequences:
- a CDS encoding VWA domain-containing protein has translation MLNNLHFLHPEWLWLLLVLPLVLGMKWFQARQQGGWERIVDKQLMPFVLSGTAGSWGWLPLAWLSLALLVAIVAMAGPAWEKREVPVFRDQQALVVAMDFSASMYADDEKPNRITLARFKLLDILNARQDAQNGLVVFAGDAFVVTPLTDDIATIQEQVKNLAPDIMPAPGSLLTPAIERSVELLQQAGMKTGSILLMTDGVADTESAVAAADKAWSMGYNVSVLSLGTADGAAIPRPRGGFLLDNSGKTVIAPVNLDDLERIAKAGGGIFTQAALGDADVNALSQQWQSLSQQQLSKSQGRQTDAWVNEGYWLVLLLLPLAALTFRPGWLGVALVCILLPQPQTATAFSWDDLWLTPDQQAQEALDSGQPARASELFHNPEWKGASAYKNKDYQTAAQQYAAQQSITGQYNYANAQAKAGKFKEAIIAYKRVLEADPKHEDARNNLKIVEEALQQQQKQEEQNQKNSQKNQPQDQQGADQQQAQGAQGQDSQAPQPNNSPDQQQQAQEEDAAKQAEQEAEKAKQGEQDAEKPKQDDAEVAADDPQQREQEQATEQWLRRIPDDPSGLWRRKFQYQYQQRGAQARGDEW, from the coding sequence ATGTTGAATAATCTGCATTTTCTCCACCCGGAATGGCTGTGGTTATTGCTGGTACTGCCGCTGGTGTTGGGCATGAAATGGTTTCAGGCGCGTCAGCAAGGCGGCTGGGAACGCATTGTCGATAAGCAATTAATGCCATTTGTGTTAAGTGGCACGGCGGGCAGTTGGGGATGGTTGCCCTTGGCTTGGTTGTCACTGGCGTTGCTGGTGGCGATTGTGGCAATGGCAGGTCCTGCGTGGGAGAAGCGCGAAGTGCCGGTATTTCGTGATCAACAAGCGCTGGTGGTGGCGATGGATTTTTCTGCCTCGATGTACGCGGATGATGAAAAACCCAACCGCATTACCTTGGCGCGTTTCAAATTGCTCGATATTCTCAATGCGCGTCAGGATGCGCAAAACGGGTTGGTGGTGTTTGCTGGGGATGCGTTTGTGGTCACGCCATTGACTGATGACATTGCCACGATTCAGGAGCAGGTGAAAAATCTTGCGCCTGATATTATGCCAGCGCCCGGCAGTTTATTGACTCCGGCGATTGAACGCTCGGTCGAATTGCTGCAACAAGCGGGGATGAAAACCGGCAGTATTTTGCTGATGACGGATGGTGTGGCGGATACAGAATCTGCCGTTGCCGCAGCGGATAAGGCGTGGAGCATGGGTTACAACGTGTCTGTATTGTCATTGGGGACGGCAGATGGTGCGGCAATACCGCGCCCTAGAGGTGGATTTTTACTGGACAACTCGGGTAAAACGGTGATAGCGCCCGTGAATCTGGATGATTTGGAACGTATTGCTAAAGCCGGTGGTGGGATTTTCACGCAAGCGGCTTTGGGTGATGCCGATGTCAATGCCTTAAGTCAGCAATGGCAGTCGCTTAGCCAACAGCAGTTAAGCAAAAGCCAAGGTCGTCAAACCGATGCGTGGGTGAATGAAGGCTATTGGCTGGTGTTGTTGCTCTTGCCACTGGCGGCATTGACGTTCAGACCGGGTTGGTTAGGCGTTGCACTGGTTTGCATTCTGTTGCCACAACCGCAAACCGCGACGGCATTCAGTTGGGATGATCTATGGTTAACGCCTGATCAACAAGCACAAGAAGCGTTGGATAGCGGGCAACCCGCTCGTGCTTCAGAACTTTTCCATAACCCTGAGTGGAAAGGCGCTTCGGCGTATAAAAACAAGGATTATCAAACTGCTGCACAACAGTATGCCGCGCAACAAAGCATTACCGGGCAGTACAATTACGCCAATGCGCAAGCGAAAGCGGGTAAATTTAAAGAGGCAATTATTGCCTATAAGCGCGTATTGGAAGCCGACCCTAAGCATGAGGATGCGCGTAATAACCTGAAAATAGTGGAAGAGGCGCTTCAGCAACAGCAAAAGCAGGAAGAGCAGAACCAAAAAAATTCTCAGAAAAATCAGCCGCAAGACCAGCAAGGTGCAGATCAGCAGCAAGCACAAGGAGCGCAAGGCCAAGACTCGCAAGCGCCGCAACCCAATAATTCACCGGATCAACAGCAGCAAGCGCAAGAAGAAGATGCTGCCAAACAAGCTGAACAGGAAGCTGAGAAAGCCAAACAAGGTGAACAAGACGCTGAAAAGCCAAAGCAAGATGATGCTGAAGTTGCTGCTGATGACCCGCAACAGCGTGAACAAGAACAAGCCACTGAGCAATGGTTGCGGCGTATTCCTGATGACCCATCGGGTCTGTGGCGGCGCAAGTTTCAGTACCAATACCAACAACGTGGTGCGCAGGCAAGGGGTGATGAATGGTGA
- a CDS encoding vWA domain-containing protein: protein MYEFLWWWLFILLPLPLVVRWWLKPAEPKQGVALKVPFLEDFQQGGKVLGRSWFGLLALLLASAAWILLVAAAARPVWVGDTVAMPVSGRDLMLAVDLSGSMQEQDFILNGQVVDRLVATKAVAGEFVRKRTGDRIGMVLFGDQAYLQAPLTFDRQTVLRLLNESQIGLAGERTAIGDAIGLALKRLQDSPEKNRVLILMTDGANTAGSVSPLEAAEMAAAVGLKIYTVGIGSESDQMRSVFGFQLMNPSADLDERTLKAIATGTGGMYFRARDTEEFHKIYAELDRLEPVEKEAQQWRPQQELFRWPLLAALVLTLLAAVLRIERE from the coding sequence ATGTATGAATTCCTCTGGTGGTGGCTATTTATTTTGCTACCGTTACCGCTGGTGGTGCGTTGGTGGTTGAAACCGGCAGAACCCAAGCAAGGGGTTGCCTTGAAAGTCCCGTTTTTGGAGGATTTTCAGCAGGGTGGCAAGGTATTGGGGCGTTCGTGGTTTGGCTTGTTGGCGTTGTTGCTGGCGAGTGCAGCGTGGATCTTATTGGTAGCGGCAGCGGCGCGTCCGGTGTGGGTAGGCGATACAGTGGCAATGCCGGTGTCGGGGCGCGATTTGATGCTGGCTGTCGATTTGTCGGGCAGTATGCAAGAGCAAGATTTTATCCTCAATGGGCAGGTGGTTGACCGTTTGGTCGCAACCAAAGCGGTGGCGGGGGAGTTTGTGCGCAAACGTACCGGCGACCGCATCGGCATGGTGTTATTCGGTGATCAGGCGTATTTGCAAGCGCCGTTAACTTTTGACCGTCAAACCGTGCTGCGCTTGTTGAATGAATCGCAAATTGGTTTGGCGGGCGAACGTACCGCGATTGGCGATGCGATTGGGCTGGCGCTGAAACGCTTGCAAGATAGCCCGGAAAAAAACCGTGTCCTGATTCTGATGACCGATGGCGCTAATACCGCTGGCAGTGTCAGCCCCTTGGAAGCGGCGGAGATGGCGGCAGCCGTGGGTTTAAAAATTTACACGGTGGGGATCGGTTCGGAAAGTGACCAGATGCGCAGCGTTTTTGGGTTTCAATTGATGAATCCTTCGGCGGATTTGGATGAGCGCACGTTGAAGGCGATTGCGACCGGCACGGGTGGGATGTATTTTCGGGCGCGTGATACCGAAGAGTTTCACAAGATTTACGCGGAATTGGATCGGCTCGAACCTGTGGAAAAAGAAGCGCAGCAATGGCGACCGCAGCAAGAATTGTTCCGTTGGCCGTTACTGGCGGCACTGGTGCTGACGCTGTTAGCCGCCGTGTTGCGGATAGAGCGGGAGTGA
- a CDS encoding DUF4381 domain-containing protein — translation MNPEELPLRDIHLPDPIGWWPPAPGWWMLAGLMLAVIAWLFWRWQQQKRAEQGLESALLELERLQRQYGTNTKDLLRELSVLLRRVAISQYGRQTVAGLTGAAWVKFLDDKAGKPLFSGKLAHLLTEIPYRPETQAETKAVLQATREWIKLQRGKDHV, via the coding sequence ATGAACCCGGAAGAACTCCCGTTACGTGATATTCATTTGCCCGACCCGATTGGCTGGTGGCCGCCAGCACCGGGGTGGTGGATGCTCGCGGGTTTGATGTTGGCAGTGATTGCGTGGTTATTCTGGCGTTGGCAGCAGCAAAAACGTGCTGAGCAAGGCTTGGAAAGCGCTTTGCTGGAGTTGGAACGCTTGCAACGTCAATACGGCACGAATACCAAAGACTTATTGCGCGAACTGTCCGTTTTGCTACGGCGGGTTGCGATCAGTCAGTACGGGCGGCAAACCGTGGCGGGGCTGACCGGCGCGGCGTGGGTCAAATTTTTGGACGATAAAGCAGGTAAGCCCTTATTTAGCGGCAAGTTGGCACATTTACTCACCGAAATTCCCTATCGCCCAGAGACGCAAGCCGAAACCAAAGCCGTGCTGCAAGCCACTCGTGAATGGATCAAGCTACAACGGGGGAAAGATCATGTATGA
- a CDS encoding DUF58 domain-containing protein, with product MAGVAGEGIVFSSLQSLLRLQGQVRTLHLAKKHIRARHAGLHRSVHKGRGMDFAESRMYQPGDDIRTIDWRVTARSGRVHTKVFEEEREKPVLLWVDLRPSMFFATRGRFKSVLAAQIAALLLWKTLDDGDRIGGILQNGTHTEFKPSRSRSAALHLLRQLSDMTRPTVAEPSRSDLQASWTRLRRVTQPGSQLFILSDFRQVTPAALRQLAMIAQHSQLTLVEIHDPFEEKLPNNGSLRLTDGKRHLLLNLGLRLWRDRYSNRVAQAAKTLQEFSRSYRIPLVQLSTADSDNERLLKLSRGLR from the coding sequence ATGGCAGGTGTCGCTGGCGAAGGGATTGTGTTTAGTTCCCTGCAATCCTTGTTGCGTTTACAGGGGCAGGTGCGCACCTTGCATTTGGCGAAAAAGCATATTCGGGCGCGTCATGCAGGCTTGCACCGTTCAGTCCACAAAGGGCGCGGCATGGACTTTGCGGAGTCGCGCATGTACCAGCCCGGTGATGATATTCGCACCATTGACTGGCGGGTAACGGCACGTAGCGGGCGAGTGCATACCAAGGTGTTTGAAGAAGAACGCGAAAAGCCGGTGTTATTGTGGGTGGATTTACGCCCGTCGATGTTTTTTGCCACCCGTGGGCGCTTTAAATCGGTGTTGGCAGCACAGATTGCGGCATTGCTACTGTGGAAAACCCTTGATGATGGCGACCGCATCGGCGGTATTTTGCAAAATGGCACGCATACCGAATTTAAACCGTCGCGGAGCCGTTCGGCGGCTTTGCATTTGTTGCGGCAGTTAAGCGACATGACCCGCCCTACGGTCGCTGAGCCGAGTCGTAGCGATTTGCAAGCCAGTTGGACGCGCTTACGGCGGGTGACACAGCCGGGCAGTCAATTGTTTATTCTGAGTGATTTTCGGCAAGTGACACCGGCAGCATTACGGCAATTGGCAATGATTGCGCAACATTCGCAATTAACCTTGGTGGAAATTCACGATCCATTTGAAGAGAAACTGCCCAATAACGGCAGCTTGCGTTTAACCGACGGTAAACGGCATTTATTACTGAATTTGGGTTTGCGGCTGTGGCGCGACCGTTATAGCAATCGTGTGGCGCAAGCGGCAAAAACCTTGCAGGAATTCAGTCGCAGCTACCGGATTCCATTGGTGCAATTGTCGACCGCTGACAGCGATAACGAACGCTTGCTGAAATTGTCACGGGGGTTGCGATGA
- a CDS encoding AAA family ATPase, giving the protein MNQKENFDKLSQYLQSKIIGQKSLINRLMIALLADGHLLVEGAPGLAKTRAIQVLGQGIEGDFHRVQFTPDLLPADITGTEVFHPNDGSFHFQKGPLFHNLILADEINRAPAKVQSALLEAMAERQITVAGTTWKLPEPFLVMATQNPIEQEGTYRLPEAQLDRFLMHVMVDYPTPAEEKVILHLGRKEAMQQVRHEKEAVAPLVSRNDVALARQDVLNIYMTDKVETYLLQLVLATRNPERYGKSLAGSIAYGGSPRATLSLDRCARAHAWLAGRDFVSPEDVQAVAHDVLRHRLLLTFEAEADGMTANHIIDELLALVAVP; this is encoded by the coding sequence ATGAACCAAAAAGAAAACTTTGACAAGTTGTCCCAGTATTTGCAAAGCAAAATCATTGGGCAAAAATCCCTGATCAATCGTCTGATGATCGCATTGCTGGCGGATGGGCATTTGCTGGTGGAAGGTGCGCCGGGCTTGGCGAAAACCCGCGCCATTCAGGTGTTGGGGCAGGGAATCGAGGGCGATTTCCACCGTGTGCAGTTCACGCCGGATCTATTGCCAGCGGATATTACCGGCACGGAAGTATTCCACCCCAATGATGGCTCGTTCCACTTCCAGAAAGGCCCGTTGTTTCACAATTTGATCCTCGCGGATGAAATCAACCGTGCGCCTGCCAAAGTGCAATCCGCGCTGTTGGAGGCGATGGCAGAACGCCAAATTACCGTTGCAGGTACGACTTGGAAATTGCCCGAACCGTTTTTGGTGATGGCGACCCAAAACCCGATTGAGCAGGAAGGCACGTACCGTTTGCCGGAAGCGCAACTCGACCGTTTCCTAATGCACGTGATGGTTGATTACCCAACGCCTGCCGAAGAAAAAGTCATTCTGCATTTGGGGCGTAAAGAAGCCATGCAGCAAGTGCGCCATGAGAAAGAAGCCGTTGCGCCGCTGGTCAGCCGGAATGACGTGGCACTGGCGCGGCAGGATGTGCTGAATATTTACATGACCGACAAGGTGGAAACCTACCTGTTGCAATTGGTGTTGGCAACCCGCAACCCCGAACGTTACGGTAAATCCTTGGCGGGCAGCATTGCCTATGGCGGTAGCCCGCGTGCCACCTTGTCACTGGATCGGTGCGCCCGCGCTCATGCATGGTTGGCGGGGCGCGATTTCGTCAGCCCCGAAGACGTTCAGGCGGTGGCGCATGACGTGTTACGCCACCGTTTATTGCTGACGTTTGAAGCCGAAGCGGATGGCATGACCGCCAACCATATCATTGATGAATTACTGGCTTTGGTGGCAGTCCCTTGA
- a CDS encoding BolA family protein: MTIQTQIEQKIQQAMQPDFLEVVNESHMHNVPPGSESHFKVTVVSEQFNGKMLIARHRQINGILADELNGKIHALALHTLTPEEHFAKAGKVAESPLCMGGGKA, translated from the coding sequence ATGACCATCCAAACCCAAATTGAACAGAAAATCCAACAGGCCATGCAACCTGACTTCCTCGAAGTCGTCAACGAAAGCCACATGCACAATGTGCCGCCCGGTTCGGAATCGCATTTTAAGGTGACGGTTGTGAGTGAACAGTTCAATGGAAAAATGCTGATTGCACGCCATCGGCAGATTAATGGCATTTTAGCCGACGAATTAAATGGCAAGATTCACGCGCTGGCATTGCATACGCTGACGCCGGAAGAACATTTCGCGAAAGCAGGCAAAGTGGCGGAATCGCCCTTGTGCATGGGCGGCGGCAAGGCATAA
- a CDS encoding Rrf2 family transcriptional regulator — protein sequence MKLSTQGQHAIMAMLALAIHDDDGAVRLGDLAAQQGISLSYLEQIFARLRHEGLVEGIRGPGGGYRLSRHADEITLAEIIQAAEDDTVVAMNASHSAALRGQDLVQRMWSDLSGQFYRFMEDITLDSLMEGHELPRKSYRMGETASLIARMFPARELRPGMSHQMAM from the coding sequence ATGAAACTATCCACACAAGGTCAACACGCGATTATGGCGATGCTGGCGTTGGCTATCCACGATGACGACGGTGCGGTGCGCTTGGGTGATCTGGCGGCACAGCAAGGAATTTCGTTGTCTTATCTGGAACAGATATTCGCCCGCTTGCGCCATGAAGGGCTGGTTGAAGGCATTCGCGGCCCCGGCGGTGGTTATCGTTTAAGCCGTCATGCCGACGAAATCACCTTGGCAGAAATTATTCAGGCCGCTGAAGATGATACTGTCGTCGCCATGAATGCCTCACACAGCGCAGCGTTACGCGGTCAGGATTTGGTGCAACGCATGTGGTCAGACTTGAGCGGTCAGTTTTACCGCTTCATGGAAGACATTACGCTGGATAGTCTGATGGAAGGTCATGAATTGCCGCGTAAATCTTACCGGATGGGTGAAACCGCCAGTTTAATTGCCAGAATGTTCCCAGCAAGGGAACTAAGACCGGGCATGAGCCATCAAATGGCTATGTAA
- a CDS encoding tetratricopeptide repeat protein produces MRTIKVQRWTYSLFTSPLLLLGMASAALPLAANPQIEPSQSVHMNEAPPPWNGNIPASATAPPAGESSKGSSVENWYRNRRKTDANMGGELATLKTAAESGDAKAQYKLAMLYRNEENPQADIKQSLTWQQRAAQAGYMEAQYGLGLLYANGQYVPADDQQARHWFDQAASQGHVAARLALLSLDNGAPAQALATSNNLKMQEQQPPALMPKIPVVNPASRPQPVSTPVSLPMMAQPADQGDDAPNKLDLTGIEPDVLRQSAESGDKQAQLMLGTLYEDGLGGLPADLREAAYWYEQAAKQHYPKAQYNLGLLYEDGRGVTQNDKQAAYWYDKAAKAGFTEAQNNLGVLFVLGKGVKKDSKKAEKLFTDAASKGNADAQRNLDMLRKG; encoded by the coding sequence ATGAGAACGATAAAAGTACAGCGTTGGACATATTCTCTGTTCACCTCCCCACTATTGCTGCTGGGGATGGCGAGTGCAGCATTGCCGCTTGCCGCTAACCCGCAGATTGAGCCTTCACAGTCGGTTCATATGAATGAAGCGCCACCCCCTTGGAATGGGAACATCCCCGCGAGCGCCACTGCGCCACCCGCCGGTGAGTCATCCAAGGGATCTAGCGTGGAAAATTGGTATCGTAATCGCCGCAAAACAGACGCTAATATGGGCGGTGAGTTGGCTACATTAAAGACGGCAGCCGAGAGCGGTGACGCCAAAGCGCAATACAAATTAGCCATGTTGTACCGCAATGAGGAAAATCCGCAAGCCGATATTAAACAATCACTCACTTGGCAACAGCGTGCTGCTCAAGCCGGATACATGGAAGCCCAATACGGCTTAGGTTTATTGTATGCGAATGGGCAATACGTACCCGCTGATGACCAACAGGCGCGGCACTGGTTTGATCAAGCGGCATCACAAGGCCATGTTGCTGCCCGCTTAGCGCTGCTTTCACTGGATAATGGCGCACCTGCGCAAGCGCTTGCCACTTCTAATAACCTAAAAATGCAAGAACAGCAGCCACCGGCTTTAATGCCAAAAATTCCGGTGGTGAATCCTGCTAGTCGCCCGCAACCTGTTTCCACGCCCGTGTCTCTGCCGATGATGGCGCAACCCGCTGATCAGGGCGACGATGCGCCAAATAAGCTCGATCTCACGGGGATTGAACCTGACGTGTTGCGTCAGTCAGCCGAATCGGGGGATAAGCAAGCGCAATTGATGTTGGGTACGTTGTACGAAGACGGTCTTGGCGGTTTGCCAGCGGATTTGCGTGAAGCGGCGTATTGGTATGAGCAAGCCGCGAAGCAGCATTACCCTAAAGCCCAATATAACCTTGGATTGTTATATGAAGACGGGCGCGGTGTCACGCAAAACGATAAACAAGCCGCTTACTGGTATGATAAAGCCGCTAAAGCGGGATTCACTGAAGCCCAAAACAACCTAGGCGTACTGTTTGTATTGGGAAAAGGCGTTAAAAAAGACAGTAAAAAAGCTGAAAAATTATTCACTGATGCCGCCAGCAAAGGCAATGCCGATGCGCAGCGTAATCTGGATATGTTACGGAAAGGTTAA
- a CDS encoding NBR1-Ig-like domain-containing protein codes for MTMVAAAERSKISRQTWHKLLNADIDEARLSTLMKVAETLQTHPLSMLRIYFHGKQLSHFSAQYSGNNKFASGFIADVTYPDNSIVQTGQVFEKIWEVENLGTQAWIDWRLQCVDEHLSVQTLIGSEHYNGNGSQYSLMPLVDSIPIPITQPGEKVRLHVQFRAPDFPCTTISHWKSTDAAGNIIFPHLTGLYCLVKVISL; via the coding sequence ATGACCATGGTAGCCGCCGCCGAACGTTCTAAGATTTCGCGGCAAACATGGCACAAACTCCTGAACGCCGATATAGACGAGGCAAGGCTTTCCACGCTAATGAAAGTCGCTGAAACCCTGCAAACGCACCCGCTCAGCATGTTGCGCATCTATTTTCACGGCAAACAACTCAGCCATTTTAGCGCCCAGTACAGCGGCAATAATAAATTTGCCAGCGGCTTTATTGCTGATGTTACTTACCCTGATAATAGCATTGTGCAAACCGGGCAAGTTTTTGAAAAAATCTGGGAAGTCGAAAATCTTGGTACTCAGGCGTGGATTGACTGGCGTTTACAATGCGTGGATGAACACTTAAGCGTGCAAACCTTAATAGGCTCAGAACACTATAACGGCAATGGCTCCCAATACAGTTTAATGCCATTGGTTGATAGCATCCCCATTCCTATCACCCAACCGGGTGAAAAAGTACGATTGCACGTGCAATTTCGGGCGCCCGATTTTCCTTGTACTACCATTTCACATTGGAAGAGCACGGATGCGGCAGGCAATATTATTTTTCCTCATCTGACTGGATTGTATTGTCTGGTCAAAGTTATATCACTCTAA
- a CDS encoding TonB-dependent receptor, whose protein sequence is MELPNHDVLIVDVQRSPPPLAIYGQAPDKLPQSNTRINPQQTGNNGSNRLEDFADYTPGVQLGRNQAGIGSDVYLRGYPLNGNMQLDGLLDVQGFYLRDPATLESIEISKGLNSVLFGSGSPGGTLNYVSKQPYFSPQRSGQFTAGSPDSLHTVLDVNQPFAQTNWAGRLLMVGQQGETGRANVGDDRFTFLPSLLWQTAQQSLLLELEHGWQNREYDFDNVFYQGKPIYNVSYVDPRSYAQRRMNRVSGTYTRDWGNGWETLLQANQIDAKRDERWIGFAYLPVSGTALPGYYRDAQYAQTQQALRAELSRHYTHGMSQHHTRLGVSGHSVEIDLKRQFRTGLFSLDLFNPTFDFPLPDADKLTKREAVTLRKERAVYWQHHAEIGDRWGIHAGVRNSQYQADYASPTLAFQETDAADTSTALGLTWQATPHWQAFASRNESFAPNIGMDKNEQFFAPLQGVQHEIGVRHQHETRQGKPLNSNLSVYRIDQENVTTRDASEPGALMLTGKTRSQGVEANVSIPVSKKLTVNTAYNYSDARITANNDGNTGNHLHNIPRHSGSLTLDYTPNARTHLTLGAVKVGKRPGDDANSFDVPAYTRLDAGATWQLNRNTTLKAGVRNLLNEDYVAASEGVDFIVQGRKRTVTLGLEVDF, encoded by the coding sequence ATGGAACTACCCAATCACGACGTCTTAATCGTTGACGTGCAACGTTCGCCACCACCTTTAGCCATTTACGGGCAAGCACCCGACAAACTGCCCCAGTCCAACACCCGGATTAACCCCCAACAAACCGGCAATAATGGCAGCAACCGCTTGGAAGATTTCGCCGATTACACCCCCGGCGTACAGCTTGGGCGCAATCAAGCGGGGATAGGCAGCGACGTTTACCTGCGCGGCTATCCCCTCAATGGCAATATGCAACTCGATGGCTTACTCGATGTGCAAGGCTTTTACCTGCGCGACCCCGCCACCTTGGAGAGCATTGAGATCAGCAAAGGCTTGAACTCGGTGTTATTCGGCTCAGGTTCACCCGGTGGCACGCTCAATTACGTCAGCAAACAACCGTATTTTTCACCGCAACGTAGCGGGCAGTTCACCGCAGGTTCACCCGACAGTTTGCATACCGTGCTGGACGTGAATCAACCTTTCGCCCAAACCAACTGGGCCGGGCGTTTGCTCATGGTCGGGCAACAAGGCGAAACCGGACGCGCCAACGTCGGCGACGACCGCTTTACTTTTCTGCCATCGCTGTTGTGGCAAACCGCGCAGCAATCGCTATTGCTGGAGCTGGAACACGGCTGGCAAAACCGCGAATACGATTTTGATAACGTCTTTTATCAAGGCAAACCGATTTATAACGTTTCCTACGTTGACCCGCGCTCCTACGCCCAGCGGCGCATGAATCGCGTAAGCGGCACGTATACGCGCGATTGGGGCAATGGATGGGAAACACTGCTGCAAGCTAACCAGATCGATGCCAAGCGCGATGAACGTTGGATCGGTTTTGCCTATTTACCCGTCAGCGGCACGGCACTTCCCGGCTATTACCGCGATGCGCAATACGCGCAAACGCAACAAGCGTTACGCGCCGAACTGTCGCGGCATTACACCCACGGCATGAGCCAACACCACACCCGCCTCGGTGTGAGTGGGCATTCGGTTGAAATTGACCTAAAACGCCAATTTCGCACCGGCCTGTTCAGCCTTGATTTGTTTAACCCCACCTTTGATTTTCCGCTGCCAGACGCTGATAAGCTGACCAAACGCGAAGCTGTCACCTTGCGCAAAGAGCGAGCCGTTTATTGGCAACACCATGCTGAAATTGGCGACCGCTGGGGCATTCATGCCGGGGTGCGCAATAGCCAATACCAAGCGGATTACGCCTCCCCTACCCTCGCCTTTCAGGAAACCGATGCCGCTGACACCTCCACCGCACTGGGGCTGACCTGGCAAGCCACGCCGCATTGGCAAGCGTTCGCCAGCCGCAATGAATCGTTCGCCCCCAATATTGGCATGGACAAAAACGAACAATTTTTTGCCCCGCTCCAAGGCGTGCAACATGAAATCGGCGTGCGTCATCAGCATGAAACCCGTCAAGGCAAACCACTCAATAGCAACCTGAGCGTTTACCGAATTGATCAGGAAAATGTCACCACCCGTGACGCTAGCGAACCGGGCGCATTAATGCTTACCGGCAAAACGCGCTCACAAGGCGTGGAAGCCAACGTCAGCATTCCCGTCAGCAAAAAACTGACCGTGAACACGGCCTATAACTACAGCGATGCCCGCATCACTGCCAACAACGACGGTAACACCGGCAACCATTTACACAATATCCCCCGACACAGCGGCTCGTTGACGCTGGATTACACCCCCAACGCCCGCACGCACCTCACACTGGGCGCGGTAAAAGTCGGCAAACGCCCCGGTGACGATGCCAATAGCTTTGACGTTCCGGCATACACGCGCTTGGATGCGGGAGCGACTTGGCAACTCAACCGCAACACCACGCTCAAAGCAGGCGTGCGCAATTTGCTGAATGAAGATTACGTCGCCGCCTCCGAAGGCGTTGATTTCATTGTACAAGGGCGCAAACGCACCGTGACCTTGGGATTGGAGGTAGATTTCTAA
- a CDS encoding HesA/MoeB/ThiF family protein, translating into MDDTQLLRYSRQILLPEVDINGQERLLASKVLVIGMGGLGAPVTLYLAAAGIGQLTLVDFDTVDLSNLQRQVIHSTATIGQLKVDSAAQTARALNPNIQINTIQHKLEETELLSVVSSHDAIVDCSDNFPTRFALNRACKIAAKPLISGAVIRLEGQITTFDFRQPHTACYRCLYTEDGTQEDTCSTTGILAPLAGIIGSMQAAETLKALLDLPTLSGRLLLLDAKQMRWRDMHLTPDPDCPICALGNKK; encoded by the coding sequence ATGGACGACACACAACTGCTGCGCTACAGCCGCCAAATTCTGCTCCCTGAAGTCGACATCAACGGGCAAGAACGCCTGTTAGCCTCAAAAGTGTTGGTCATTGGCATGGGCGGCTTGGGCGCACCCGTCACGCTTTACCTCGCCGCCGCTGGGATTGGGCAACTCACGCTGGTCGATTTTGATACCGTGGATTTGAGCAATTTACAACGCCAAGTGATTCACAGCACCGCCACGATTGGGCAACTGAAAGTCGACTCTGCCGCACAAACTGCCCGCGCGTTGAATCCAAACATCCAGATTAATACGATTCAACACAAACTCGAAGAAACTGAATTACTTAGCGTGGTTAGCTCACACGATGCCATCGTCGATTGCAGCGACAATTTCCCCACGCGCTTTGCGCTCAACCGTGCGTGCAAAATCGCCGCCAAGCCATTGATTTCAGGCGCGGTGATTCGTTTAGAAGGGCAAATCACCACCTTCGACTTTCGCCAGCCACATACCGCGTGCTATCGCTGCCTTTACACGGAAGACGGCACGCAGGAGGACACCTGTAGCACCACCGGCATTCTTGCGCCATTGGCAGGCATTATTGGCAGTATGCAAGCCGCAGAAACCCTCAAAGCGTTATTGGATTTGCCCACGCTAAGCGGGCGGCTGTTATTGCTGGATGCGAAGCAGATGCGCTGGCGCGACATGCACTTAACGCCAGACCCCGATTGCCCGATTTGTGCGCTCGGCAATAAAAAATAA